Below is a window of Thunnus maccoyii chromosome 16, fThuMac1.1, whole genome shotgun sequence DNA.
ACCAAAGTTTTCGAAATTTACCTTAATTTTCCTGTTGAATATGTTgattgagctttttttttaaattttagattaACTTGATTATTGTTATTGGTTAAACATACACCAGCAGCAGTGTAAGATTTAGTCCACACACAGCATACATTCTTAGTAAAAATACGCAAAAATACACAGCACTGTCCTGCAGAGCTTATGATGTACAAAGAttcaaagtgagaaaaaaagagaagaaagaaactAGTGTGTTGTGCAAATATGCAGTAAATCCCAGAAACATACACAATACATTCATCTATGCGGCCCTAACTGTAGTACTGCTGTTAATATCAGTAAATCAGAACGAATGCATTTTTTTGATATTGAATTAACTATTTCACGATCCTGCAAAGAATAATCAGAAATAGAAAATGCATGAATAGTATAATTACTgtcaacaaacaaaagcatctgTTTAATTGAATATCTGTTCATTTTATCAATGTCTGATGTCTTTAAATGGCTCAATTTGTCTGAGAGACAGTCAAGAAAACCCAAAACCCCATGTGTTCAGTTTGTAAAGAtaagaaacagacaaaagtgAACAgggtgtgtttctttgtgtcttaGGTTTGGGTTCTCCTGCTGCGAAGATGGAAGCTTTGAGCACACACTGTAAGTCAGGCCAGGGACCACCGGGGTCCAGAGCAGGGCCACCCAAATCACCTGCAGggtaagaaaataaaaaacacacgGATGCATAAACAACTAACACAATTTTaacaatgtgaaatgtctgcagctgcaaataaaatgtaaagatgtgTAGAAACAAGGCCAGAGTGTGTTCAGTTGTGTCCTCACAGCCTCATTAGCTACACAGTCGACTCATGTATtttaatacacatacacagaaacattgTGCATCGGCCTGCGGTTGTGTATCTTGCTGTTGTTGAACAGCTAGTGTTGTAATGTGTTGTTTGCTTCCCAAGAGAAATGAGCCTACATGGCTGCTGCTCAGACGCGTCATTAGCTCTCAGGCTAAACTCTGCGTCGAGCCAGACGAGCGATAACTCTCTTCCACAGTCgcccttttgtctttttatctcCCACAGGGCTGAGAGTGCTATAATAAATCTCTAACAGAGCTGTGGAGAGTCTTAGAAAGCCAGACGCTGTGTGTGAATATATACGGCTGTTGATGAGAGCAGTAGACCTTccagcaactttttttttgtttgtttgtttgtttgttttttcaggaaTGATAAAAGCTTCAACAGAGGACCTCTAAATCGAACGCAATCTATCGAAAGACCAGGTGAGTAAACTGATCAACGAGACAAAATATCAACTCCGTCTAATCTGCGTCTGCTCAACAAGTTCAAAAAGTTACATACTTGTCGTTTCACTATCTGTCAAGTCCTTGTTTCTTCTGTGGAAACGTGGAGagtttgttgtcattgtgatgtaatttcctcttcctgttccaGCTAAGGAAGTGCCAGGATGCCCCCAGAACTCCATAGGTCAATCTCTGCCTCCAGCTCCCATGCCGAGGAAGGCTTATCCAGTGAGTCGCTCATTCTTTCCTCTCCTTATCGTCCAGTTTTTGCACATTGTAAAGTGCTTATTCATGCATACTGTCGAACATATTCATGGGCTTattctgctgttattgttaGTGTTTCACTTCTCTTCTGGACACTGCAGGTCGACCTCTTGTATCAACTTTCCAAGTGTCTAATTGTGGAGTAAATTTCCTTCCTGTACTCCAACTTTGAGCTGCTTTCTCAGTTTTTTTGGAGAAGCagctctgttttcattttttaaagtataaGAAGTGGCCTAATTTACAACATGATTGTAGCAActcttccttctcttctgttttcattttctgaccTTGTTTCATAGTCCATGCTGTACCATTACATGTTATCACTGGATGAGTCAGTGGTGTTCAACGCGTTATTTCCTCTATtagcaactttttaaaaaacttttaatgttttataaaaataaacatttcctctctcttctgcGCTAACTTGATGAAGTGTTTTGCCTGCTTGCTCTTGTGTCTCAGAAGCAGAGGCCGAAGCGAGTGAAAGCCATCTACAACTGTGTAGCGGACAACCCGGATGAGCTGACCTTCTCCGAGGGCGAGGTGATCGTGGTGGACGGAGAGGAAGACCAGGAGTGGTGGGTCAGTatctcagtgtgtaaatgttCTCTGAGGAAAAAGCACAAAGCGCTCCCAGTCCGACTCAGGTCTCTCTCTGGTCCCATCTCCGCCATGTGGATGTCAGCGCGCGCTCGCTCCCTCGGTAACCATGGTAGCTGAAGCAAAAAAGCCATGACCTCATCCTGGCCGATAtcccccatcctcctcctctttttccgCCTGCTGTTGCTTCCTCTGTGGAGCCCCTTGTGTGAACGTCGACCAGCTGCaacttgtttttcctctgagCCACCTCTGCAGTTATGAGCGTTATGACCGTATTTAGTCACCATCTCTGTGTCCCTGCGTGGACTCAAAGTCCCCTGAGGTCCGCGCCATgctccctctctgtcctgcaTTCAGCAGCGTTGTCTGTGTTTCGTGCATCTGAAGTATCAATATGATAGCACACAGATGAGGCAGCACAAAAGGAATTGAGTCAGTGGTTGTGAGCGTCTCTGTGGGGCTTTTGTTGGAAGTTTAATTGCTCCCTTTGCTGGAAACAGGCCTTTTATGAGACGAAGCTTCCGAGTTTCGTTTTGAGTTTCTTGTctctgaaaatgtgttaaagGTTTCAGACTGTCTCAACACTTGATAACaccatttcttatttttattgaacACTATCATGTATTTTCTACAGTCATGTTCAACTTTTAGCGCTTGTACAAATCTTGTTGGAGCAGAAACATTTCttagctttttattttcaggtatAGACGAcgttaaaaatgacttaaatggaGATAATAAGGAGAGTTTTCAGTATTGTCGTCTTTATCACGCAAGGTAATAATCTGGGaatatctttttaaatattactgGTGTTTGTTGAGATTTGAGCGTCTCGTAGTAGGTCTAGTCCATGTGGTCCATTAGGTGGTGTTTAGTGGGGCtgattttgatactttttttttttgattcttGAATCTTGATACTGAGAACTTTGTACCTTTTTCAGTACATCATTCATCCCATAACTGTACTTTTTTTATAGAAAGTAAGATgcagattgttgttgttgttaataatCGATAGATTATTTCATCCGAAAATCCAGATGAATTGAAtcgattattttttttttagccagtCCTAGTGATTAGTTGTGTGTTATGTATGTGCTTTAGCAGTCAAATCCTTTGGTGTTTCATTCAAATTATGTCCCAAAATAAGAACTGAAACCCAACCTGACTCTGAAAATGTTCCTCTGACCCCGCCTCCGTATTCCCTCCTCACAGCTGGGCCACATCGAAGGCGATCCGATGAGAAGAGGAGCCTTCCCGGTTACTTTTGTACACTTCATCGCTGACTGAAAGGCGGGTCTCAGGAAGTGTCCCGGGATGCAGCGTCCTTCCTTCAGCcctctgtgtctgtcagtgtgtgtgcgtgtgcgtgtgtgtgtgtgtgtgagtcaccAGCCTTCGTCCCAGTGTGCTTTCGACATCATCTTTACCGGCATCATCAACTAGCTTGTTAAAGTGTCACTGTGGAACCATAAAAGACTTACGCCACAAAGTCTGGGCGTCTCTCCTCATGACCAAGGACTCACCGGACTCTATGCGGTTTTAATGCTTGCTGTTAACATTTCGCTAAAGATTTAAAAACTATGATTGTAGTGAACGACCTCTCGCAATAAATGCACTTTCCTTGTCTTTATCCTTGTTGCAATGTAACGACGACATTTGACATAATGAAggttgtatgtacagtattcaTTTCATCCGTTTTCTGTTCAGCTGCACTGTACAGACAGTACTGAGATGACTACAGCAATgtattttaactttaactaaCAACTGTAAATGTGAACATTAGTCAACATGCTTTACATTCCACCTCTGTGCACGAGCGATTTTTAGATGCCTATGCTTTATAGGTGCAACCTTTGAACTCTGTATGTAGTAGGCCTCCTGTGTGGAGGTTTCCTAATGGTGCTAAATTAACCCTTGATTGTGCTAGAAGCTCCCTGGCCCCATTTCAGAGACAGACTAGCGTTGAAAGGGGAGATGCTGCATGTAAAAATAACCTTCAACTCATCACACCTGGGAGAACTCGCTTTTATCACGCGTGTGAATGTAATAGAGCTGCATATAAACTACTTTTACGACACACGCACTCATTCTGCCTGTACTGTTTTTAGCGTGTAAGATGATATTCAACAGCAACACCCCAGTGCTTCCTCCCCTCACTGTTTTAAGTCAAACGATGACTCTTGactggagctgcagcagccagTAATTATGTTAATGCTGAGTCTGACACCTCAGGCTGTCTTCGCCTGTCATCTGCCTTATTAGAGGAataggaagtgtgtgtgtgtgtttgtgagtgcgAATGTCTCGTCTGCACAGAATAAGCTGAGGCTGAAAGAATATTGAAgtaagaggaaataaaaaaaaaaaagaaaaaaaaaagagtgtggGAATGTGATGAAAAGCAGGAGCCAGCTCTGTGACTTTTTGTTTCTTCATCTTGCCTTTGAGAGCTCTCACACTCTGacaggcagatttttttttttctgttcctaTATTAAGTCTGTACAACCCGGCATAGAGAAAGGAATATCCTTCATACAGCTTAAGCCTCTCTCTTGTATCTGTACATCTCTGGGGTCAAATAATGTAGAAAGATGAGTTTTATCTATAGTGttataaaataaatctaaaacatTCAATGTAATTTACTTCATTTTGGTTGCAGAGCAACTCTCTTTCTgtgtataaatactgtatgttgatatTTAGACATTTAACCTGAAACCAGAGCCTTCCATGGATTTGTGAATGACGCGAAGAGAAGCATGTGAATCGCAGCTGATACAACTCTCTTcatcatgtttaatatgaactcACTGGAAACAGGAAGATTTATTAATAATCTATACGTGTAAATagatttggttttgtttgttgatatttaaatgtaaaaaagagcAGAGTTAACcagtaaatgtcttttaaatgcACTGTGGTGATGAAAAGTTACAGATACAACCTCAGCtggacctgtgtgtgtgtgtgcgcgtgtgtgtcaaaaacacaaatacagacacacacaactgGGATAAAATAAACTCAATTCGTTCTCATTAACTGTCTGTGGATCACTGCATCGACTCTTAACTCTATTGTGCAAGTAAATGGGAAACTGAAACtggaataaaatatgaaataacacaACGCTTTGGTCTGTTTGTTAAAATTGTTACTTTAAAACATTCTTGACTGACTGATCAATTTATTTTAGTGAATTATGAAGCTTAACTTTACAACATTATGGCTGGTGTGAAAGAGAGCATATTGTGGGTTTTTCTCTGGATCTGTCAGTCTTACATCTTTTATGTACAAACAACTGTTTAAGCAAATGCcctgtatttaaaatattgacTTTGTCTCGTatagaaatgttttctgtgattCATTTGCATCGTGTGATTGGTTTTATTGTCATACTAATAGTCAGATGATGTATCAAGAGCTCCCTCTGATGGGGAATAAAGCTTCTCTACATCTAAGTGAAGGACTGTATTTTAGTAAACAGATACATCATGTACATCATGCTTTTTTTCATGGGGGCTGGTATGAGAAAATAGTATTTGGTAGCTAAATTGTTAAATGTCTAAGCTAAAAGTGCAGAAAAGATATGACGATGACAGAATCCGaaaaagacatttcaatcaGTGACATAATTATCAAAAACACTTCCACTCCTTTATTGTACCAGATTGTCACACATTTTCAACCCAATCACAACAGGACAAAGGTgaagaggacagaaaaaaaagggcaGGGGGCTGTAATTATGTACAAAGTGAAGTCAAGTTAGTACCAgaactgtaaacacatttttccctCTGAACTCTTTCCAATGCGTCTAACAGCCTTTTAGGATTTCAGTGGCGTGAGATAATCTAATGAACTGAATGCAGATTTaatcacaacattaaaacaaggagtaaacaaaccacaaaaacacacaaaacatttggtACCAAGGAATCAATCATTAAAAACCGCTAAATCTCACAGGTAATAAAACGTAGGATGTGGGGCACAGCTGAAGCATATTTGTAATGTACCTGCCAGTCAAACTGCAACTGCTATCGTACCAATACTGTTTgtctcaaaaaaataaaataaaaagtgtacCGTGTAGTTTCTTCGCTGATTTATGTCTCCCATGAACTATCATATACTGACACTAGCAGGGTAAGGATGGGTTACTACATTATGTACCATTTTGTGCcataatttatattaaatatgattaatttacattacattgttGAAATCTGTGCACTGTATTACAATACTTTTTCAAAAAATAGTGCAaccatttccctttttttctgaaCTTTCCTTAATTTTGCTCTTTACTTTATTTGAAAGGTCAAAGGAACGGGTGAGGTAAAGGAAACAAATCCCGCGGAAATGATTCAGACGAATTCACAGTAATTCTGTCTTAAATGGAGAGTGACGGGAAAAGGATGGTTCAAAGTGACTTTACTATTAATTCAAAAGGCTTGAATCATGTTTTCCTGCGAACTAACAGAGAAAACGCAGGATTTTCCCTCCAGATAacatctctaaaaaaaaaatcaaaggaaaGTTGAAAGAAAAGGGAAATGGTTGAGATAATTTGACAATCACAATGCAGCTGTGGTGGTCTCCTGATTGTTGGTTTTGCAGTTGTTtcacttctctcctctcctatccGTCTCCTGGCTTCAGGACTTGTCTGATGTCAGAGCGCAGTCAAAAGAAGCCGACAGCACCTTGCAGATGGACTGAGCCTGCTCCTGTTCAGACACATGACGACACGGAGGGAGAGGAAATAAAGCAGCAGTCAGTAATTGGATAAATTACCACACGTACCCCAAGTATGTTCATTTCAAATTTCACTTACTGAGCTGCTGCACTGGTACACCCAGATGCTGCAGTCTTGTTGTTTTGCGTCGGTGGTTTTGAGAGCCAGGAGGTTCTTCCCTGCGCCGAGGCCGTCATCGTAACATAGCATACGCACTATCAGGTAGAGAGGGTGGCGGTGGAGCACATCCTGGggtacaataaaaaaaacaaaaaaaacacttgattacTGACTCATAAACATGATCTCTGATTAGCATCATCCATCAGTTCAGAGTTGGTAAATTTCTTTattaaaactaaacattttagTGCAGCACAACACCACGTTGTTTTATTCGGGACTTTCTGAAATATCTGAGTCAGCAGCTTTGTGCAGAACCATGTCAAAAGTATAAATTGATGCTTAATTCATAACCAAGCTGTTAGGCTTTATTGATGACCCAGCAGTACTGCACAGTCTAATCAATGACCATTCAATCTGGAGTACAGTatatcacttcttttttttttactgctttgcTATTATAAGCCAGGACTCACACACTGGTCCAGTGAGGCCACTTTGACTCCGTATTTTGACACTCCCAGAATCATCTCCTCGTCTCCAGGCACGAAGGGCAGCTTTCCATCTTGCTGTGAAAAGGAGCAGAATATTTATAGAG
It encodes the following:
- the itgb1bp1 gene encoding integrin beta-1-binding protein 1, producing MFRKVKKRHSSSSSQSSEISTKSKSVDSSLGGLSRSSTVASLDTDSTKSSGNSTSETCAEFRVKYVGAIEKLQFDMSKTLQEPLDLINYIDAAQQDGKLPFVPGDEEMILGVSKYGVKVASLDQCDVLHRHPLYLIVRMLCYDDGLGAGKNLLALKTTDAKQQDCSIWVYQCSSSEQAQSICKVLSASFDCALTSDKS